In Streptomyces paludis, the genomic stretch TCGAACGCGGCCGACGCGTTCGCCAGGCCGGTGGAGTACGCCTCCTTGGAGTTCTCCTCCCACCAGGCGGCGAACCTCGGATCGGTGTGCTTGGCCTCGTTGAACGCCTTCCGCAGCGCGGGCAGCGACCACGGCCGCCATTGCGTCAGCCCGGCCTCGCCGATGCCGTAGGACTCCTCCGCGCGGCGCTGCCACCAAGAGGCGGTCACCCAGCCGACGGCCCAGTTGTAGGCGGCACGCGCCGCGCCGCAGTGCGAGCGCAGAGCCTGTGCCTGGGTGGCGTTCGGGTCCAGTGCGAAGCGGTACGCCTGCACCACGAACCCGGGCTGCGGCTGGAACCTCTTCACTCGGCGGCCTCGCCGGTCGCTACGGCCACCGCGCGGGCGGCCCGGTTCTTCGCTGCCCGCCGCCCGTACAGGCGGGCGCACATGGAGGTGAGCACCTCGGTGATGTCGCGTACCAGGTCATCGGCGGTCTCGGTGGGGTCGAGGACGACCAGGCGCCGCCCGGACGCCGACAGCGCGGCCTCCAGGTGCTCGACGCCGAACCGGGCCAGCCGGTCGCGGTGCTCGACCACGATCACCGTCGTCTGCGGGTCGGACAGCAGCCGGTGCAGCTTGCGGCGCCGCCCGTTCAACCCGGATCCCACCTCGGTGACGACCTCAGCGACGGCCAGGCCCAGCCCGTTCGCGCCGGACACGACCCGGGCGGCCTGCCGCTCAAGATCGGCTTTCCGGTCAACGGACGACACGCGGCAGTACGCCACCACACGCCCGGACAGCTGGACGGCGACCTCGTCGACCAACCACGTCCCGGACGGCGCCTGACGAACGGGGACGGGCATCTTCCCGTCCTTCACCCACCGCCAGGCGGTCTGGTAGCTCACCCCCTGCTGACGGGCCCACTCCGAAAGCTTCACGAGACCAAGGTATGTGAGACACACGACTAGGGATGACTAGAAAATCTGTAGCAGCTTTCACCCCCCAAGGGCCAGCACCGAAGCCCCCAGCGCGATCGCGGTGTTCCGTGTGTTGAACATTGCGTTCCCCTTCTCGCAGCCCTTCCACGCCTCCCCGTGAAGGCACTCCCGGGCTGTGTGCGAAGACGGTAACCAGCCCCAACAGCAGCACGGAAGAGCTGTCGCCCTGATAGGTCAATTAGGGTTATTCGGGCCATTCATCTCGCGCTCCGAATGCGCCGTACGTTTCAGAATGGTCGCCCGTGCGTGCGATATCTCGTGAGTTCGTCTGGGGCGCCTTCCGCCATGGCGACGAGGAGAACTCGACACGGCTGGCCAGGCGGCGTCTTGGCGGACGAATGGGGAGCCGATGAATATCTGCCTTCTCGCCCAGCACACCAACTGCTCCCGGATCGCACTCGGGCAGCCTGGCTGTCGCCCTGGCCGCGGCGGCCAGGCCCGCCGGCAGGCGATCACCACCGCATGCCACCTCGCAGCCCTTGTCCGAACCGGAGCCCGCTTTGATCGGGGCATCCTGATCGAACGCCTCTAGGTCCTGTCCGGCGGATCACTGGCGGAGCCAGAGCCGGATCGCGGCGGCGGTGACGGTGCCGTGGAAGACGTAGGCCCGTTTGTCGTAACGAGTGGCGACCGCGCGGGAGTTCTTGAGCCGGTTGATGGTCCGCTCGACCTCGTTGCGGCGCCGGTAGCGGTCGCGGTCGAAGCCGGCGGGTCTGCCACCGCTGCTGCCTCTGCGTTGGCGGTTGGCCCGCTGGTCCTTCGGTTCCGGGATCGTGTGCCGGATGTGGCGTCTTCGCAGGTAGCGGCGGTTTCGGCGGGAGCTGTATGCCTTGTCGCCGCTGACGTGGTCGGGCCTGGTTCGGGGGCGTCCGCCCCGTGGCCGGGGGACCCGGATTCGGTCCAGGACCTCGACCATCTGCGGGGCGTCGCCCCACTGACCCGGCGTGAGCAGGAGGGCCATGGGGCGGCAACCGCCTTCGCCGGCGAGGTGGATCTTGCAGGTCAGGCCGCCCCGGGACCGTCCGAGTCCCTCGTCGGGGCGGTGGTGCCGGGGCGTCGTCCTTTTTTCGGGATCTGCGGACGGGCCTTGCGGGCGCCGGCCGCGTGCTGATGGGCCCGGCAGGACGTCGAGTCGATGCCGATCATCGACCAGTCGATCCGCCCGGCCAGGTCGGCGTCGGCCTGGACCGCGTGCAGGATCCGGTCCCAGGTACCGTCCGCCGACCAGCGGCGATGCCGTTCATGGACGGTCTTCCACGAGCCATAGCGTTCCGGCAGGTCACGCCACGGGACACCGGTCCGGACCCGGAAGAGGATCCCGTTGACCACGGTGCGGTGGTCGTTCCACCGGCCGCCCCGGCCACCCAGAGATGGCAGATGCGGCTCCAGCAACGACCACTCGCGGTTCATCAAATCCCCCCGACCCATACCCGAACCAACGAGCGACCGGTCAGAAGGTCACATGATCCGCCGGACAGGACCTAGGCCCGGGAGACATGAACACCACCACTTGCCGCTGGTCGAAAAAGGCGTGGCGGGCCCACCCATCCCATGGTGAAGATCGCGGCATGGCTAACTTCCTGGAGAGCGACCGGCTCGTCCTGCGCGCGTTCACGGCGGCTGACACCGACCGACTGCTGGCCCTGGACAACGACCATCAGGTCATGCGTTTCATCAACGGTGGCCGTCCCACCAGCCGCCAGACAATCCAGACGCGGACTCTGCCCCGGCTCCTGCATGTGTACCCGTGCTGGCAGACCCACGGCTACTGGGCTGCGCAGGAGAGGACCGCCGGCAGCTTCCTGGGCTGGTTCGAGTTCCGGCCGCTGGCGGAGCACAGTGCCGCGGTGGTCGAACTCGGCTACCGGTTGAACCGGGCGGCGTGGGGACGCGGTTACGCGACCGAGGGATCCCGGGCCCTGATCCGCAAGGGGTTCACGGATCTCAAGGTCGGGCGGGTCACGGCGAACACGATGGCTGTCAACACGCGTTCCCGTCGCGTCATGGAGAAGTCGGGCCTGTCCTTCGTCCGGAACTTCACCGGGGACTGGCCGGAGGCGATTGAGGGCTCCGCGTACGGCGAAGTCGAGTACGAACTCACCCGGACCGAGTGGGAACAGTCTCGATAGACCAGCCCTCTACCGCCCGGTACTCGGCCGGGTGAAGACACTAGAGTGGTGCAACCCTGCCACGGCGGCCGTGCGTGGTGCGTAAACCCGATCAACGAGATACATGTCAGCCGGCCGGCCAGCCCTGCTCGTGGTCGGCGTCGCGGCCACTGACGATGCCGCTTGGGAGCGTGAGGCGCCGGATCGCTGTGGTCGAGGACGATTGTGACCGCGCCGGTACTGGCCTGAGAACCTGGGCCGCTACAGCTTCACCGCCGGCGTCTCGGCCGCCGGCGCTTTGCGCCTGCTGCGCGATCCGGAGGCACCGCAACTCGACGACGACGAGGACGGCACCGGTTGGCGCAGCACGGGCCCTCCGGTGCTTCGGGTCGGGCGGTTTGAGCGTGGTGAGCCGACCCGGCTCCGCCTCCTTCCCCTCGGTGCGACCGGTCCCCAGACGAACTGCTGGGATGGGGCGGCTGGGTCAAAGTCCCGGAACGTGACGGCGAACGGGCCGGTGGAAACCCTTTCGCGGTTGCGCACTTGACGGTACGAGGTGATTGCCCCTCGGACCGTACCGCCGAGCGACGGCTGAGCCGGGTCTTGGCCTGTTCGGGCGGGCGGGCGCCTCAGGTGCCCGTTGGAGTGTGTCCGACCCGGGTGGCGCGGAGTTGTCGCAGATGCTGCTGTACGGCGTTCCGGCTGAAGCTCAGGCACTTGACCTGGCTGTCGAGCCGGGCGAATTCGGCGGCGAACAGTGCGACCAGGTCGTCGCCTCCGTCGTCTGTCTCGTCCCTGTCCATCGGGTTCAGTTGTTTGTCGCGAAGCAGCGGCAGGATCAGTCTGGTCGGCAGTCCTGATCTGACCAGGCTGCTCACCAGCGTTGCCTGTTCGACGTCCGCCTCCTGGTAGTGCCGGTAGCCGCTCGGTGCGCGCTGCGGTGTCAGCAGCCCCCGCTCCTCGTAGTACCGCAGCATCCGGATCGGAATCCCGGTACGTCTGGACAGCTCGCCGATCCGCATGAACCGCTCCTTGACTCTCACATGAATGTGAGACTTTACGGTACTGGCCATGACCCCTCAACCCTCCGGGCCCACAGGAGAAGTGCTGCCCCGGCTGCCCTGGCGCGCGCTACTTCTCCTCTCCGGCGCGGCCTTCGCCACCGTCACCACCGAACTGCTGCCCGCGAGCCTGCTGCTGCAGCTCAGCGACGGCCTCGACATCACGCCCGCGGCCGCCGGCGGACTGGTCGGCGCCTGGGCACTGACGATCGCCGTCGTCAGCGTCCCGCTGACGCGGCTGACCGCATGGGTACCGCGCCGGCGGCTCTTCCTTGTCATCCTGCTGCTGCTCGCCCTGACGACCACCGGCACCGCGCTCGCCCCCTCGTACGGATGGGCACTCGCCAGCAGGATCACCGCCGCCGCAGCGCACGGCCTCTTCTGGTCCCTGCTCGTGCCGACGGTGGCCACGCTCGTCCCGCCGGCGCGGATCGGCCGGGCGGTCTCGGTAGTACTGGCCGGGCCCGCAATGGCCAGCATCCTCGGCATACCGCTCGGCGCCACCGTCGGCGCCGCGCTCGGCTGGCGGGTCTCCTTCGCCACGCTGGCGGCGCTGCTCGCCCTGGCCGCCCTGGGCATCCGTACCCTGCCGCTGTCGGACGCGCCCCCGCAGGCAGTACGACAGGAAGGCCGCGACCCGGCGCTGTGGACCGTGCTCGGCGTCGCGCTGGCTGGAGGCCTCGTTATCACGGGCCACTTCCTGCTCTATACCTACATCGCGCCGCTGCTCCGACAGTTCGGCGGGTACGACAACGCCACCAGCGGCATACTGCTGTTCGTCTTCGGGGCTGCCGGGGTGCTCGGCACCCTCGGGGCCGGATCGCTCTCCGACCGGTTTCCACGGCAGGCGCTCGGCTGGGTCAGTGCAGCCTTCGCCGGTAGCGCAGCCTCACTGCTACTACTCGATCTCCATCTCGCCGTGGCAGTCGTGCTGATCGCCGGCTGGGGTGTACTCATCGGGTTGCTGCCGCCGGTCTTCCAGATGCACTTGCTGCGGATCGCCTCCCCCGGCCGGGAGGCCACCTCTGGAGCGATCGGCATCACCGTGCTCAACCTAGGAATCGCCACCGGGGCGACGCTCGGCGGGGCGGTAATCGACAACTGGCAGGCCGGTGCCCTGCCCGCCGTCGCGGCCATTGTGATCGCCATCGCCACCGTCGGGCTGATGGTCAACGGTCTCCGGGGCCAGAGCACCGCCGGTAGTGCCGGAGCCGAACACACCGCCGATGCTGTCCCGGACGGTAACGACCCCCGATGCACAGCGGCCCCGGATCGCAGCGCCGCCGAAGCCGGCGAGTTACGCCCGTGACGGGCGCCGTACTTTCCGTCGTGGCTGCCCTGCCTCTCAGGGCAGCCACGGTTCGTCAGTACAGGCTCAAGCGCAGGTGGGGGAACGTTGCGCAAGCAGGGTCGTATTCGGCGGCAGGCCAGATGACCGGATACCTCTACCAGTGTGAACTGGCCCTGCTGGAAATCGCCCGGCGCAGCTGGGACGACATCACGGTCGAAGTCCGTATGGAAGTCCTCGATGAAGTCCGCCGCTACGTGAGCTGGTACCGGCACATCACCCTCGCTGCCATGCTCGCGCGCGCTTTCCTGGCGGCCACGGCACACCGGGTCAGGGAAAAGGAAGCGGAACCGGTGAGACTGCCGGGGCCGTCGAGCTCTCCGTGGCGGAGGTTCGGCGATCCTGGCAGCTTGTCGGCCCCCAACCCCCGCACCGGCGCGGACGTCGAGGCCGACATCACGCGCTGAGCTGGTCTGGCGCCGACGACGCCAAGCAGTCGCGCGTCGCTGTCATTACGTGCGGCGTTGTCGCACGATCGAGGGACGGCCTCCGTGAAACCATCCCTGACCGCTCAACGTCCCGCTAAAATCCGGCCGCCGAGCCAAACCCGCAGGTCAGACAGTAAAATCCTGCTGGAGTACTATGCGGCTTTTACCTGCCAGAACTGGCTGCTTTGGTTCTTGCACGTGTCCTGGAGCACCGTGCGCCGCTTGCCGTCGGGGATACCCGCGTCCGTAAGGCACTTACCGCTGTGGGCATTCTGGATCTGGACCTTTCCATCCGCGACGCTGTTGAAGAACCATGTCTGGTTCGGTGCGCCGGTGCAGGACCAGATCTGGACGGCTCCGCCGTTGTAGAGCGCGCCGTCCTTGAGGTCCAGACACTTGTCCGGGGCGTTGGCGGAGAAGAAGCTCATCCCGGAGGAGCTGTCCGTCCGGCCGAAGACCTGGTGCTTGCCGGACTTGCACTCGTACTGCTGGACGACTGCGCCGTCCGCACGGGACTCGTCGAAAACATCAAGGCACTTCTGGGTGGACGAGTTGACGAACCGGTAGTGAGCCGGTGCGGCTGCCGCCAACGTGGCGCCGGCCAGGGAGGTGGTGGCCATGACCGCGGACATGGCCACCACCGCATGACGAAATACTCGCATCTCGGACTCCAAGTCTCCAAACGGAACTTACGTCCGTGAACACGCCGGTATCGTCCGGTCAGTTGCGAAAGGGCCTCACATTCACTCGTACGGGCTGATCCCAGGCGACGCGGAGGCCGGGGTGAAACTGTCTGCCTTCGGTGTCCGCCGGTCAGTGGCCGGAGCGGACCGTACGCCACTGCTGGCCGCTTCGGCTGATCAGCCCGCGCCCGCTCAGACAAGCGGTGTCCTCGACAAGGGGAAAGCCCCGCACATGTGGTGGATCAAGTGCCTGTGGCCTCCGTCCCGTCGAGAGAGGCGGAGTAGAGCTGTGTGGAGGTGGTGACGTACACCTTTCCGTCGGCGAACTGCGGTGGTGGGGTGGGTGCTTTGCTGCCCATGCCCGGGTGCTGCGGGCCGCGTGGCAGCAGGGTGCCATCACGGGTGTCCAGGGTGATGAGGCGGCCCTTGGTGTCCACGACGTAGAGCCGTCCATTGTGGACGGCGGGATAGCCGGCGATGGAGAAGCCTGTGTCCACCGACCACAACCGGGTGCCGGTCGCGGTGTCCACCGCGGCGGCTTGCCCTTCGTACGACATGATGTAGGCGGTGTCACGTGAGAATGCCGCGGCCACGTCCGGCCCGGGCAATTTGGTGTAGCGCCAGGACTTGGCCCGCAGATCGAGGCGCAGTGCCGCGGAGCGGAGCGTGCGGGGGTCGGCGGCGGCATCCGAGTAAGAGGAGCTAACACAATGCTCGGACGCGTCGGTAGGTGATCACGCAGCAGGCCAGTTTGAGGAATGCTTCGTGGATGTCGTCGCGGATGTCCCAGCGGATCCGCAGGCGGCGGAAGCCGTGGATCCAGGCGTTCGTGCGCTCTACCACCCAGCGGACCGTGCCGAGCCCGGATCCGTGCGGTACTCCGCGTCGTGTGATGACCGGCTTGATCCCGCGTTTCCACAGCAGGCGGCGGTACTTGTCGTAGTCGTAGCCGCGGTCGGCGAACAGCTGCCGCGGCCGGTGACGGGGCCTGCCGGTGCGGCCCCGGATGTGGGGTATCGCGTCGAGCAGCGGCAGTAGCTGGGTGACATCGTGCCGGTTGCCGCCGGTCAGTGTGATGGCCGGCGGGGTGCCGTGCGAGTCGGTGATGACATGGTGCTTCGAGCCCGGTCTGGCGCGGTCGACCGGGCTCGGCCCGGTGGGCCTTGACCCCGAATCCTGAACACGGGTTATGCGGCTGGTGGCAGCGTAGTTGGTGTGGGGTGGAAGGCGTTCTCGAAGGCGATTGGTGATCGCTGTCCGAGGCGGGAGTGTCGGCGCCGGGTGTTGTAGCGGTGGAGCCGTCTGAAGGCGTCGAGTCGGGCCTCGCGCTCGTTGGGCCAGCTCTTTCGTCCTTGCAGGGTCTCGAGTTTGAAGGCCGCGTTGAAGGACTCGGCGAGTGCGTTGTCCGCGCTGGACCCGACCGAGCTCATGCTTCGCCGAACCCCTGCTGACCTGCAGGCTTCGGCGAAGGCCCTGCTCGTGTACTGGGCTCCGTGGTCGGTGTGCATGATCGATCCGGCGAGGCTGCCGCGGGTGCGGATCGCCGCGGCCAGGGCGTCGGTCACGAGATCCGCGCGCATGTGGTCGGCGATCGCCCAGCCGGCCAGACGGCGCGAGGCGAGGTCGATGACGGTCGCCAGGTAGCAGAACTTACCGCCGTCGATGGGCAGGTAGGTGATGTCGCCGACGTACTTCGTGTTCGGCTTGCCCGCGGTGAAGTCCCGACGGATCAGGTCCGGAGCCTTGGCCGCAGCCGGATCGGGGACTGTGGTGCGGTGCCGGCGGCGCAACCGGACCTCTTCGATCCCGGACTCTCGCATGATCCTGGCGACCCGCTTGTGGTTGACCGCCTCACCGTTCGCCTCGCGGAGCTCGGCGGTGATCCTGGGGACGCCATAGGTGCCGTCCGATTCGCGGTGCACCGCCCGTATCCGGGCGGCAAGCTGTGCGTCGGCCGCCTGCCGGGCGGCCCGGTCCGCGGCTGTCCGGCGCCAGTAGTAGAACCTCGAGCGGCTGACGCCGAGGATGCTGCAGAGCCGCTTCACGCCGTAACGGCGCTGATGGTCGTCGACACACTGGAAGCGGTTCACCAGCGCGTCTCCCCGGCGAAATACTTGGCGGCCTTCCGCAGGATCTCGCGTTCCTCCTCGAGCTCGCGGACCTTCTTCCGCAGAGCCGCGTTCTCCGCCTCCAGCGGTGCCGGCGGCTGGGCCGGTTCCTGTGTCCCCGTGGACGGCTTGCCCCGGCAGCCCGCACCCAGTTCCGCAGGGTCTCCGGATTGATCCCCAGATCGGCGGCGACCGACCTGATCGTCGCATCGGGCCGCGACTCGTACAGCGCGACCGCGTCCGCCTTGAACTGCGGCGGATAGTTCTTCATAACCACGAGATGTCCGTTCTCAGATCCTCAGGATCCAGTGTCTCGTGTGTCCAACATCAGGGGTCAAGGCCCAGCATGTCATCCCCGAACCGAAGCCGAGCTCCTGCGGTAGCCACTCCCACTGGATGCCGGTATGCAGCACGAACAAGATCCCCTGCAGGCACTTGCGGTCGTCCAGTGGCAGCCGGCCCGGATTCCGACTTCGTCGGGGCCGCACCGGCAGCAGCGGCTCGACCCGCAGCCACAAGTCGTCCGACACAAGCCACGGCGGGCCTTTCCCCTTCCCCATGACCCATTCAACGACCAACCGCAGCAACGGACATGCCCAAACAGAGGCTTTCTGTTAGCTCCTCTTAGTGATGGTGCGGGTCGGTTGGTTGCCGGTCGGTATAGAGCGAAAGGTGTTGTCGCTGGTCAGGGCTGTGGCGGCAGGGTCTGGTAGGCGGGGCGGGGCGGTCGGTGTTTCCTTCTATCGCGTGGGGCCCAGTGTGTAGCGGATTCCTGTTGCGGTGAGGTGGAGTTGTTCGCCGTCCTGGACGGTGATGA encodes the following:
- a CDS encoding GNAT family N-acetyltransferase; the encoded protein is MANFLESDRLVLRAFTAADTDRLLALDNDHQVMRFINGGRPTSRQTIQTRTLPRLLHVYPCWQTHGYWAAQERTAGSFLGWFEFRPLAEHSAAVVELGYRLNRAAWGRGYATEGSRALIRKGFTDLKVGRVTANTMAVNTRSRRVMEKSGLSFVRNFTGDWPEAIEGSAYGEVEYELTRTEWEQSR
- a CDS encoding IS5 family transposase (programmed frameshift); this encodes MGRGDLMNREWSLLEPHLPSLGGRGGRWNDHRTVVNGILFRVRTGVPWRDLPERYGSWKTVHERHRRWSADGTWDRILHAVQADADLAGRIDWSMIGIDSTSCRAHQHAAGARKARPQIPKKRTTPRHHRPDEGLGRSRGGLTCKIHLAGEGGCRPMALLLTPGQWGDAPQMVEVLDRIRVPRPRGGRPRTRPDHVSGDKAYSSRRNRRYLRRRHIRHTIPEPKDQRANRQRRGSSGGRPAGFDRDRYRRRNEVERTINRLKNSRAVATRYDKRAYVFHGTVTAAAIRLWLRQ
- a CDS encoding MFS transporter; translated protein: MTPQPSGPTGEVLPRLPWRALLLLSGAAFATVTTELLPASLLLQLSDGLDITPAAAGGLVGAWALTIAVVSVPLTRLTAWVPRRRLFLVILLLLALTTTGTALAPSYGWALASRITAAAAHGLFWSLLVPTVATLVPPARIGRAVSVVLAGPAMASILGIPLGATVGAALGWRVSFATLAALLALAALGIRTLPLSDAPPQAVRQEGRDPALWTVLGVALAGGLVITGHFLLYTYIAPLLRQFGGYDNATSGILLFVFGAAGVLGTLGAGSLSDRFPRQALGWVSAAFAGSAASLLLLDLHLAVAVVLIAGWGVLIGLLPPVFQMHLLRIASPGREATSGAIGITVLNLGIATGATLGGAVIDNWQAGALPAVAAIVIAIATVGLMVNGLRGQSTAGSAGAEHTADAVPDGNDPRCTAAPDRSAAEAGELRP
- a CDS encoding RICIN domain-containing protein gives rise to the protein MRVFRHAVVAMSAVMATTSLAGATLAAAAPAHYRFVNSSTQKCLDVFDESRADGAVVQQYECKSGKHQVFGRTDSSSGMSFFSANAPDKCLDLKDGALYNGGAVQIWSCTGAPNQTWFFNSVADGKVQIQNAHSGKCLTDAGIPDGKRRTVLQDTCKNQSSQFWQVKAA
- a CDS encoding outer membrane protein assembly factor BamB family protein — protein: MRLDLRAKSWRYTKLPGPDVAAAFSRDTAYIMSYEGQAAAVDTATGTRLWSVDTGFSIAGYPAVHNGRLYVVDTKGRLITLDTRDGTLLPRGPQHPGMGSKAPTPPPQFADGKVYVTTSTQLYSASLDGTEATGT
- a CDS encoding IS607 family transposase — encoded protein: MKLSEWARQQGVSYQTAWRWVKDGKMPVPVRQAPSGTWLVDEVAVQLSGRVVAYCRVSSVDRKADLERQAARVVSGANGLGLAVAEVVTEVGSGLNGRRRKLHRLLSDPQTTVIVVEHRDRLARFGVEHLEAALSASGRRLVVLDPTETADDLVRDITEVLTSMCARLYGRRAAKNRAARAVAVATGEAAE
- a CDS encoding MerR family transcriptional regulator, which encodes MRIGELSRRTGIPIRMLRYYEERGLLTPQRAPSGYRHYQEADVEQATLVSSLVRSGLPTRLILPLLRDKQLNPMDRDETDDGGDDLVALFAAEFARLDSQVKCLSFSRNAVQQHLRQLRATRVGHTPTGT